In the Rhododendron vialii isolate Sample 1 chromosome 2a, ASM3025357v1 genome, ttttaatccacttGAATTTACCATATTGTCTTTGAATGTGTGAAAAATCATATTGAATAAAGGGCAAAATAATAAATCCaagtgaataaagacaaaaaaaaaaaggaaaaaagaagagaatagtTAAAAGGgtagtgtgaaaatcaattccccttATTGCTTATATTTTCTTTCAATAATCCCCCAACGTGCCGTTGTGCATTGAGATTCATGCTTCTAGCCAAGGATGAAAATAAGTACACCCATGAgccaaaaaaaaccctaaacccataGTTTTATTGTATCTTGATGGAGGAAAGGTAACAGAAAAAGGACAGTGACAAAATGAAGGAGAAGCAAAGTTATTCTCTCCTTTTTTGGGCTAGGTtacaaaaatgagaagaaaataagTACTGTACATAGTTATGGCATAAGGATCAATTGCTGGTTTTACAAGTAAATActattttcccttcaattttccTTCCCCTAGCAAATCCCACATACAAACATTTCCggaaacaggaaaaaaattcaaacaggTATGCCGAGATAATAAAAATCAACCCAATAACATCTTGTGGCCCAGAAGGTAAAACATAAGAGGCACATAAATATGGTTCCCCAGGAGTAATCTCAAATACGACAGAATTACGTTAACAATGGCTGAAATCATTATTATGGAAGACAAAATGCCGGTAACTGGGCAGGTGATATTGGATTTGTAAGATTCTGCAGGAAACTACAGCAACTTTTCTTCTACATTACTAAAGAAGTGTAAAAATAATCTCCAGGTCACTATCACAAATTCAGCATTCCAAGTACATAAAATTAGGGTACATTGGGACAGCCAAGAGTTTTCACATCGCATAGATCACAGGGGtcaaaaagaaattgaattgCATCTACTGTCAATTTCGCATGCCTTGtcagaacaaaaaaatgaatcaaatgTCGCACAATGACCAAACAAAACTCAGATTCACAAATTCACCATTGGAGGTACACAAAATTATGGTACATCAGGGCGACAACTAGTTCGCTGAAGATTTAACCACCTATCCCGACGAACATAAACAAATACTCATATCATATACAATACACTGGTCAAAGCTGGGGacaagaaaacaaccaaaatgagAAAATCCAAACTGCAACAACTTATAATTTCACAAATACCAAAAATGTGGCACCTACCTAGATTGAATAAGAAACTACGACTTTCTCACCCAGTAACTTCTTTCACTGAGCCTTGGGCTTTTCAATCTTTACATACGGGAAGAACCCCATTAAGTGGACGACTTTTGGATTCCATCCCCGTTGCTGAGCACGGCAAAACATCAAGAACATGTTTGCATAGTAATAGCTAAAGCCCATCAAGATGTGCCATAAAGCATGACCTTGTGGATTGAAGTACGATGTAGAAAACTCCTTGCAAAGCAGACTATCACAAATCCAACAAAGACCTCCTAGGAATAATGTGATTGAATAATACCTGGCAAGCCACTTTGCGGATTTGTCCTGCGTGTGAATGTAGTACTTGTACATCCGAGGGATGCAGAGAAGACAAAGTATCATGTAATGCACCTTGAACGTGATTCCAAGATGGAACAGTGAATGCACTACTGCAAATATTGCGGCATAGATGAACAAAAAGGTGGGCATTGTACTCTTATAATGCCAATCGGGTGAGTACAAGATGTAGATGTAGAGGAGCATTTCCCAGACCATTGGTGTTTCATCACCTTGCTGGTGCCTGAAAATTAATCAGAATTTATCCTTGCAATCACATTATAAAAGTGTTTTGATAGGAATTACGGcctttttgttttaaatttttaacccTATGTTTTCTACAACAATAGTAATGGATTGAAATCTTCTCCCAATTTTGCAcagcaaaacagaaaaaaacattCTGATTCCCATTACACGACACTTTTAAGGGGAGTCATATCTGCATTCTGTACCGCATCCACTCAATTACTGCCGATACACACGTTTGATACTTCACAATGTATCTACATCTTGTGAACACTCAAGATATTTAACGGTGGCATGTAATATACGGTATATACCATATAATTAAACACCTTGACCACCGTTGAACGTCACAAGTACTAGGTATCAATATTTAGGATTTAGGGGGACAAGCAACTAATGTTCTCCAATTCAAATCAAAGGCATCATTTCCTAATATGCACCCACTTTTCCTAACTTCAAATTTCTTCATAGCTATTTATATTGGATAGCTAGCGAAGTAACAAAATTTTAGCTTTGACTTTAACTGGACAACATTTTTAGGTTTGGGACAATGCAGAAATCAATTAGGAACAATAATATGCTATGGAGGGGGTAGATAAAAACATTTCACGCAAACAGCTCGAGGGCAATCAGGTAAGTAGGAATAAGCTATCTTTCTCATcaaggaggggaaaaaaaacacccGTTGCATGTAGTAAAACAGCCAAACTCAATGTGCAAAGCAACTAGAGTCCA is a window encoding:
- the LOC131318110 gene encoding alkaline ceramidase-like; this translates as MADGISSFWGPVTSTTEGCERNYVYSSYIAEFFNTISNIPGILLALIGLVVALSQRFEKRFTVLHISNMILAIGSMSFHATLQRMHQQGDETPMVWEMLLYIYILYSPDWHYKSTMPTFLFIYAAIFAVVHSLFHLGITFKVHYMILCLLCIPRMYKYYIHTQDKSAKWLARYYSITLFLGGLCWICDSLLCKEFSTSYFNPQGHALWHILMGFSYYYANMFLMFCRAQQRGWNPKVVHLMGFFPYVKIEKPKAQ